The sequence below is a genomic window from Glandiceps talaboti chromosome 14, keGlaTala1.1, whole genome shotgun sequence.
AGTTTATTTTGATTGGTAACACTGTATAATAATACCAGGGAACCCCGGTAGGTAATTTACCTACTAATTACCATGCACCCTTATCAAAAACACGGTTGTACATGCAACCATGTTCACttttcaccatcttgtttcGTGTTTATCTATcttgttcttgtttttttttttgaaatatcaatacatacaaataaatatttttaaaaatgtatggaaattataatataaaaattgctataatataattattttatgcaGGTATGAGGAATATTGATAACTTTGTTGACTTGATTATCGATAAAATAGAAGATATGGACAGACCAGAACACGTGCACACTGTCTTACAGTATCTACATAACCTAGGTCAAGTGATATGGTTTGACAACATAGATGGTCTCAAAGACTACATTTTCATTAATCCTCCAATCTTGATCGACATCTTCAAGATGGTCATACGACACCAACAAGACAAGAACCTTGAAGACAAGCAAAAGAAATGGCGGGAACTGATGGAGTGTAACTTGACCAAAACCAAATTTGAACTTTATCTGAGAAAGTTCAAAGAGGAAGGTTTCATAAACCATAAGTTATTGTACATGCTGTGGAAGAAACTACCAGCTAAAGAGTTTGAAGTGGAATGGTTGGTGAAAATATTGGAGCAGTTTGAACTGTGCTTTACTGGGGACGATACCACAGTGACAAGCTACAAATCATTGAATCCTACCGTTACTGATTTCAAACCCAAAGAAGTCGGACAAAAGGCTGTGATGGGAGACATATCGCAGTCTTCTCCATCAAGTCAACAGATTCCACCATCAGCCAACCCAGTTCAGATGGTGGCGGGAGCCATACCGCGGTCTTCTCCATCAAGTCAACAGATTTCACCATCAGCCAACCCAGTTCTGGAACCCCAGGACACGGTACCTGTGCCAATCAGTTCTGCACCTCATTTCACACCCTACCACCCCCCAGGGATACAATACTACAACCAAGCTGGTAACTATCCAGCAGAAAGCATTCCATCTCAGTCGTACAGATATCCATACCAAGTCATGCCACCAACCTCCGGAATGTTTCCCCAGTACCAATCACCTCAAATGGTTTTACCTCAATCCCAAATGTATAATCCGTACTCCAATGTACCACCTTCTGGGAATGGAATGGGATATACTCCATCAATGGTCCCAGAAAACTACCAGATACAACAAGGACAATATCCCCCACACATGTACCTACCACAACCACAGAATACATGGTACCCACAGCAACAGTCACCATGGGAACCACCACTATCACAACATCAAGGAAGTCCTGAATTTACTCCTCTCCAGACAATTCAAAGTCAAGAAGTATCTAATGgtcattaccatggcaacatagcAATGGCAGAGAACAGTTGTTATGCTCCATCCAAAGACCAGAGTGATATTGATGCTGTTTCCATTGCATCTACTGTAACTGATTCAATGTCTACCCTTTCTGTGGATGAAAGTGATACTGCTTCATTGTCAGAGACACcgatgaaaacaaaacaagaatcGACTGATTCTGGTGCTAGCATCAAAGATTTAACAACATCTAGAAAGAAGAGAGTTAAACCAGAGAAGAAGTTTTCTCTCTTTCCATGCTACCTTCCTGATGACTATAAACTCCCGGAAACACTCTGGCCGGAAAGAAGATCTGCTAATGAAGAAGAAATTACGGTGAAATTTGAGTTATTTCCAGTCAAGCCACGTGGCTTCTTTGAAAGATTATTGGTTCGTTGTCACTGGAAGGAAGTACATATTCCTTTTTTACAAGTCTATCGTAAAGATGTCATTCTAAGAGAACGAGCTGTTGATGCCCTCATTTCTATCCAGCATGAAAACGATGAAGatttaatattgaaaacaagaaGCATCAAAAGTAAGTTATAATTCAATTGAAAAAGGGGAAGGATACCTTTAAGTTATTAATTCACATTGTTTTAATCAAATCTGTGAGATAAATGTGGCGTATGAGACTAGGCAATTATTAGTCTCATATTGATGTCACTTAATTCTGCCCAAGTAAGGATGTGCAATGCTGTCATTGCCATTGGTGGGATACAATGGAAACTAATGGAGTTCCTAAAAGAGAATAGGTTGAATTATGGTTTAGGACTAATTATCATAGTTACTATTACGccatgatgggggggggggggggggggggtccctcACAGCATCAATCAACCCCTTTCAGAGCAGACCAGTGAGGAACAGAACAACATAAAGTATCTAAGTTGATAAGAACCTCAGTTTAAAATTTTCCTACCATGACTCAGTTAACATCAGATTCAGTTATAAACTATACCCATGTGTGGTTGACTTTGATTTCAGTTGGAGGGTGTGATTTTACTTCTGCTGAGGGCCTTTCTACAACTTTGCTCCCTTGTTGTATGGATGTAATAGTTTTACAACAATTTAGGGACTAATTATCTACAACTTTTGtcttgtgtatgtgtgttctctccctctctctctctctctctctctctctctctctctctctctctctctctctctctctctctctctctctctctctctctctctctctctctctctctctctccatcttTCATCCACTCATAATGTACACAAAGCATGTCATAAATAATTTAACAtacaatcacaatcacaattgatattatttgatatttttatatatgtcatattttgtCTACCTATGATTCCATCCACAGCCAATGTGAGCAGAGTCAACATGTGGCATTTGATACTGAAAGTGTATGGTTTAATATCTACAGTGTTAGAACTATGGCCGGGTGTTCGTTTTGAGTCCTACACTCTCTGTCCATCATGTCTGGATAGTGGGATCCAACAACCATACCCATTTGAATTCAACTTACCTGGAGCTGACAAATCTGAAACTACTTACAAGTaagttcatttttttaataattacaagATATATGACATTTCTCAGTCATACATTTCATTAACTAGATCATAAATTGATAGATTATATTTGAAGGTTATCAAATCATAACTTCTATACAAActctacatatatttttatgcCCCAGATAGGCTGGTACTTCAGAGTAAAAACTTTTAGAAAAATTATGACCCAATATTTCATGAACAAAAATTGAAGGTAAGgcctaatgaaaaaaattgtgtggttctgattacacaccattttagaataggctgggttggtagattttttgttttattttattatatttttttcatgtgtgagtgtctagttcaggttttccattgttttccaaatggtctccgtgttgtttatttctttctatcagatgtacagccattacagattggaagaatagttttaaagtgtctttttaagttgatgtcagtttccacatccactgtttctcctgaaacttcacaatttttgcgatgtCATTATTGTTTTCTTggatatgtaaaaaaaagtatagggttggcagtgaaaaggtAGGTGGGGGTtgcgtaaccggaaccaaacaattatttgtttaggCCTAATTACTGTGCCAATATATCTGACTAAGTTCTGACTTCCCTTGCACATGTGATTTTGTGATTCCAATATACCGTTTGTCATTTGTAGGTATTATAGTGAACCCCAACAATGTAGAGGTCAAGGTTACTGTGGTAGGAAAATAGAATTTGGATTGGTCCAACCCATCAGTAAAGGTTAGTAAATAAACACAATTTCTATTCAAATGCCAAATtttattaaagggacacaagctgaggtCATACGTTTTGGGGCataatttttgctgcatatttaaaagactGCTGCAGTATTGTACATGAAgaatacttaaccatcacttgtaattgactgaactcaaacctggtatcaagatataatttataaaactatctGGTGATGTAATTTATTAGTGACGTATAAAAAATGTAAAGGAACTCACTACTAAttacaatcaactgttctaacaatgctagaaTACAATCGTAATGCTAGAACACAATCGTAATACTAGAACTCAATCGTAATGCTAGAACACAGTCGTAATTCTTAGAACACAATCGTAAGGCTAGTTAAGAACACAATCGTAATGCTAGAACACACTCGTAATTCTTAGAACACAATCGTAATGCTAGAATACAATCGTAATTCTTAGAACACAATCGTAATGCTAGAACACACTCGTAATTCTTAGAACACAATCGTAAGGCTAGTTAAGAACACAATCGTAATGCTAGAACACAATCATAATTTTTAGAACACAATCGTAAGGCTAGAACACAATCGTAATTCTTAGAACACAATCGTAAGGCTAGAATACAATCGTAATGCTAGAACACAATCGTAATGCTAGAACACAATCGTAAGGCTAGAATACAATCGTAATGCTAGAACACAATCGTAAGGCTAGAACACAATCGTAATGCTAGAACACAATCGTAATGCtatcatagaagacatgcattgatattaacattgtatTAGAATAGTTCAAAggatattttacatattttaatatattcacATCGAGTAAAATGTTTTTAAACTCGGCTATTGTCACTCTAAGTTGCTATATAACTTAAGATAGTCTAGCATAAGAATTCAGTATGCTATGTCATTGGATACATTACACAATACTATGAGTAttactacacaaatatgtttaccataactgttcagggtgtacaatttTACAAATAAGTCATATTAATTCTAACAAAACTTTCAAACAAATTTCTTGTTGCTATTTAATAGTGCAGCTTTAATTgtgttaacctttgacctcacacTTTTAACTTTTTCTTTGACTTGCTTTATTCTCAGATGAAACTGACAGTCGTGGTGAAATTCCAATCCAGAACTATTACAACTTCCAACATTGCCATGGGCTTATGTTTCAATGCAAAGACAGCACACAGAATATATCTATTCCTAAAACACCTTAGCAAGTATATAGGCACACTTTGATGATGTAATGATACTAAGGCCAATCAGCAAGGACATTGCTGATGTAATGATAGGCCAATCAGCAAGGACATTGCTGATGTAATGATAGGCCAATCAGCAAGGACATTgctgatgtacaatgtaatgatAGGCCAATCAGCAAGgacattgataatgtaatgataGGCCAATCAGCAAGGACATTGCTGATGTAAAGATAGGCCAATCAGTAAGGACATTGATGATGTAATGATAGGCCAATCAGCAAGgacattgataatgtaatgataGGCCAATCAGCAAGGACATTGATGATGTAATGATAGGCCAATCAGCAAGAACATTGATGATGTAATGATAGGCCAATCAGCAAGGACATTGCTCATGCAGGTAATAATAGGCCAATCAATGAGGACATTGattatttaaaatgttatataatatattatattatatcatgctactatgcgccattctgattggataataactgtggtaaaatcccattttaccacggctggcagtggtaaaatgggcccctaaactagcatatgaatagtactcacaaaaatgaagctagtgttcgttcttataccaataatttaacacttcctcagagtaaaggtatgtcaggtatcctgtacaatagtttgggttacagtagtccaaataattctactgatgaccttgcgatcgaaagtaacgatcgatcagtggcttcaacatcactggccatggctgataaggacattaaggtacaagttctcccatgcaacgagccgtcagcgccctgctctcgttgaatcaagcaacaccaatttaacttttaaccatcagtcaagtgcgtcaggattatttcaaaactgtacattttcaggttcagtcaatgttcaatttgttaaccattaaattaaagtagactgtacgtgtaacgtcgcgtctctgatttactgtctcgagctttctccgTTTCAACGCcgcgccgagacatctatttttagcagtgtacaagattcacggtattgttcttatgtaaatatccaaacaaaattgttactttctttgaccccttgtatggaaagccacaactgacttaagtgtgcaattactattattgtatgtgcaaatactatgttattatgtgcattcaatagtttattatgtgcttactttaagttattatgtgcatactgtattattctatgtacagttactattattgtatgtgcaaacactatgttattatgtgcattaaatagtttattatgtacagttactattattgtatgtgcaaacactatgttagtatgtgcatttaatagtttattatgtacagttactattattgtatgtgcaaacactatgttagtttgtgcatttaatagtttattatgtacagttactattattgtatgtgcaaacactatgttattatgtgcattgaatagtttatgtacagttactattattatatgtgctaacactatgttattgtgcattaaatagtttattatgtactaaccttaagttattatgtgcatactgtattattcaatgtacagttactattattgtatatgctaacgctatgttattatgtgcattaaatagtttattatgcactaaccttaagttattatgtgcatactgtattattaaatgtacagttactattattgtatgtgcaaacggtatgttattatgtgcattaaatagtttattattcaCTGTTACTActattgtatgtgctaacactatgttattatgtgcattaaatagtttattatgtaccaACCTTaggttattatgtgcatactgtgttattcaatgtacagttactatcattgtatgtgctaacattatgttattatgtgcattaaatagtttattatgtactaaccctaagttattatgtgcatactgtattattcaacgtacagttactattattctATGTGCTAACGCTATGTTATAACGTTAACTCGCGATAGTATATTATGGACAGACTTTAGGACATTATGTGCATACTCAACATAGTACTATCATTGTTCTgtatggaggattttgagaaaaaaaaattgtttccaggtgaaccagaaaaaatttttttttgatcctgtaatggcttgagaaaaaaaattgtcataacagacagaagtgaaaaaaaaaattgtcacaatgcaccagaaatgagcaaatttggaaaccttattctcatgtattctttggcggcgccgcaaatgtttttaatacaagtataaattcctgtttttttccagcacttatcattaaaacatgcactatatagctctgctttaaacccaagtgcacacaaagttttcctttccttttctgacccaagaaaacatatttcaggatttttgttgcaatatctcaatgacacagtcaatatctgaaggggactatttggtttctgtaaattaagacaatttaaaaaacaagacaggagtcactaaactagtgttaaaatctagtgtttttctttcaatataaatctcttataaagatgtccaaataaatttttctcaagttgacaatgaaaattgaggaacaacaaatataacgaaatacaaaaaataatatcttcccTGAGAACTTACAGGAATTGACTGATTCATAGAAAAGCAGGTTTAGTACTGATCATAGTTGATTTTGGAACTGttctataatttaaagttgtaatttaacgtagacagacgtctttcatactaactgctaattcttctacttgcacagaacaagttatttagaggtacagttgtgaaccattgtgacgtggtataAGTATGAAAAACGCATTCAAACTTaatgattaattaaaaaaaaaattgcactgctactccatttgaaaaaaattgatgcaggactgacagtagaaaaaaaaattgctgtcactctgactgggaaaaaaatttgctcccatacctacttcctccataccccccccccccccagaaatcaaacgGTTCTCCCTTTAGTTACGGTAGATCTCGATCTAGACGTCACTAGACGATCTAGTTGCCGCACGAGTAAGACCCTCTGCCATGGCGCCAGCTCCCAGGCGCTAGGCCCGGCCCGCCCCAAAGCTTCCCGGCACCGACTTCTTAAATCAAGTCGGTCACCCAATCTTCTGACACcaaaacttattaaattttccTCAGTCATGTCGAGCACATGAGAGAAAGTGACTCCCTCTGTCAAGAAACGTGCTGTGAAAGCTGACAGACCTAAATCTGACAGAACAGACTCCATGACAGACGACGACGGGACGTGCTCAcaaaaggataacacaacagcaACTCGAGTCTGCGCGTGCGTGTTTGAATCCGAGAAAGTGGGCCCTCTAGCGGGGGATCTTAACGAAACCCCTTAATAAACTACTGTATGCACATAACGACGTAGTGttaccgcatataataatagtaactgtacatataataatacagtatgcacataataacttaagatttgcacataataaaatatttaatgcacataataacatagtgttagcgcatataataatagtaactgtacatataataatacggtatgcacataataaattaatatttgcacataataaaatatttaatgcacataataacatagtgttagcgcatataataatagtaactgtacatataataatacggtatgcacataataaattaatatttgcacataataaaatatttaatgcacataataacatagtgttagcgcatataataatagtaactgtacatataataatacggtatgcacataataaattaatatttgcacataataaaatatttaatgcacataataacatagtgttagcgcatataataataataactgtacatataataatacggtatgcacataataacttaagatttgcacataataaaatatttaatgcacataataacatagtgttagcgcatataataatagtaactgtacatataataatacagtatgcacataataacttaagatttgcacataataaaatatttaatgcacataataacatagtgttagcgcatataataatagtaactgtacatataataatacagtatgcacataataaattaatatttgcacataataaaatatttaatgcacataataacatagtgttagcgcatataataatagtaactgtacatataataatacggtatgcacataataaattaatatttgcacataataaaatatttaatgcacataataacatagtgttagcgcatataataatagtaactgtacatataataatacggtatgcacataataaattaatatttgcacataataaaatatttaatgcacataataacatagtgttagcgcatataataataataactgtacatataataatacggtatgcacataataacttaatatttgcacataataaaatatttaatgcacataataacatagtgttagcgcatataataatagtaactgtacatataataatacagtatgcacataataacttaagatttgcacataataaaatatttaatgcacataataacatagtgttagcgcatataataatagtaactgtacatagaataatacagtatgcacataataacgtaaggtaagtacataataaactattgaatgcacataataacatagtatttgcacacacaataatagtaattgcacacttaagtcagctgtggctttccataccttgccccgttttcttcgttgctagttttcaacgcgttttcgttatgcattatatgatgtaaataaagtaatttatcaatgtaaTGCTATgtagtgtatggtttgtgttcatgcagtgtgtgtgtttgggcgacatgaacgtatccactcatcaaaatatgctcgttcccgacgatctattaccgacgatctttttctgtacgtgcgaattcgccttttcaggcatataaataaccacagaatcacatttagaagaaatagacacatattttgatataatataatagcaataaccccctccgaaggcgggtatacactcgaatttggtacaattcgctccatatagcactcgccattcggctcgtgctatatgtcgcgaattgtaccaaaatctcgtgtatacccgccttcggcgggggttattgcttaaataatatcatatataaGGCAATCAACATGGACCAATGGTGATGTAATGATAAGCTATTCAGTGTGCTTTGCAGAAAAATAGGCCAATCAGAATAGACCTTGCTGATTTGGTGAGAATTTAACCAATCAAACCTTTCAAGAGTAACTATGCACATCAAACAAAACCAATCAAAAGGAACCTTGCTCGAGTGATGATCAGCCAATAGGATTGAACCTCGCTAGTGTAATAATATTAATTAGtgtaaaagtaaatatttaaaCACAGTAGTAGTGATAGCCTTAGAAGTTACCACTTTGGTGCATTTAGTTTTGACAAGGTGGgagagacacaaactaaaactattgtgaAATGTAGTAAGTCACATAGTTAgatattattaccaatatttttctttgttcagccaaggaaaaaatgagtgacctaaggggccttgtcactaagAGTCCCTAGATTAGTAGTCACAGACAACatccttaggtcacaagtattttctggctgaaagaagaaaaatattggaagaataacataatataccatcgccagtaataccaaagaaaaattgttgtgacatagatgtgcattgtcatgacatagaacaaccagagtatatattccatattttttgttcaacttagcACCTGCATGGTATAAAGGTGAAAGTCCAATTGTAGGTTAATACCTGCAGGTTTCAGCAGAATTCCAAATCCTCTTCAGAAACCTTCAGATATTTGtggaatattcatgatatgcatAACACTGTTAACAAATCAGCTGGTCATCTCGTCATGGATACTCATTACAGGTTAATTTATTACCTGTTTGAAGGTGTTTTCACAATCCTGAAGGTAAACCTACATTTTGAACTGGCCTTTGACTCTATAGATGCATGTAGTGATGTCTTAATGATGCCAATTAATGTACTAATTCAAGGTGCATAGCATAAACACTGCAAGTGTACACAACTAGGTCTTGTCAAAGACTGAACTATTAATTCTACTGTAATCATATCAACATTCACTGATATAGATTAGTTTCAACAATTTATCACAATAATatgtgcaagtgtggtgtactcagtATTTACACTCTCCTTGCAATGCTCTCTACAGTCGTACTTTGATGAGCATACATGTAGTGAGCGAAAGTGCATAAGAAAATACTATAAGCACAAGTACAATTACCCCCTAGTGTACTCAGGTATACTCATATTAGAACTTACACAGCATGGGGTACGTTCTggtattattacaaatttttatccaaaacagcaaatttctgtaaaattcATAATACTGTGCGATCACTGGATTTCATGTGTGCAAGGAACAATCTTGCCatcatttgtatatcatttgcataatatttgcatGTAGTTAtgcaatgttttcagtattgtactgcagtgcaaataccactaatACACAAACTGCAATCACAGGTGCATATCTAgtaataattttagtttgtgtctgtgttaacTTGTCGAAAGTGATCTCACCAGAGTAACAAACCAGTATCAGTAAACTTTATAATGTGTACAAAAGAGCTAACTAAAGGCAGAAGGATATTTACCTTGTCAATTCACTTTGTGTGTAAAAACCTGAATATTAAAACAAGATATATAAAATGTGATGGTTTCATTTACTTTCACCACAGACAAGGACACTGGGAGAGAGTCTGTTGCTGATCTGTTTCTTCCTTATCTGTGCTTTCACATATCAGCTAGTACAGCGTAGCCATCCATCTGAACTAAGGTGGAATTGATGTATGAGACTTTAATACAAGACAACTTCTGTAAACTGTATTGTCTACAGCTTGTATTGATATTGCCATTGTAATTATAATACACGTAATGGATGATACTTAGTGAGTCTCATACATGGTTACCACCATGGCTACATGTGCAGGATAGAATCAAATTTAAGCTTTTATTTATCACTTACAAATCTCTAAATAAACTATCTCCAACCAACATATCTGACTAAATTCACATGAAGGCAACTCCCAGGATACTCCAATCATCTGCCAAATGTTTATTGCATGAACCCAAGTACAAACTGTTGTTGTATAGTGGCGGGTGTACATTCTCACATGCTGCACCCCATCTATGGAATGCACTGCCATTTGAAATACGACAAAAACCAACAGCTAAAGAAGTTAGAGACA
It includes:
- the LOC144445713 gene encoding uncharacterized protein LOC144445713; translated protein: MGDISQSSPSSQQIPPSANPVQMVAGAIPRSSPSSQQISPSANPVLEPQDTVPVPISSAPHFTPYHPPGIQYYNQAGNYPAESIPSQSYRYPYQVMPPTSGMFPQYQSPQMVLPQSQMYNPYSNVPPSGNGMGYTPSMVPENYQIQQGQYPPHMYLPQPQNTWYPQQQSPWEPPLSQHQGSPEFTPLQTIQSQEVSNGHYHGNIAMAENSCYAPSKDQSDIDAVSIASTVTDSMSTLSVDESDTASLSETPMKTKQESTDSGASIKDLTTSRKKRVKPEKKFSLFPCYLPDDYKLPETLWPERRSANEEEITVKFELFPVKPRGFFERLLVRCHWKEVHIPFLQVYRKDVILRERAVDALISIQHENDEDLILKTRSIKTNVSRVNMWHLILKVYGLISTVLELWPGVRFESYTLCPSCLDSGIQQPYPFEFNLPGADKSETTYKYYSEPQQCRGQGYCGRKIEFGLVQPISKDETDSRGEIPIQNYYNFQHCHGLMFQCKDSTQNISIPKTP